Within the Brassica oleracea var. oleracea cultivar TO1000 unplaced genomic scaffold, BOL UnpScaffold00902, whole genome shotgun sequence genome, the region GAACTAAGGCCCGGAGAGGATCGAAATTAGGGTATCAAAGAGAGAAAACCTATAAAGGAAGAGAAAGGAACAGAAAGAAAAGGATTGACACTTTACACACACATACACTGaacggctagatctagggtttttagTTTCAATTCACTCCTAATCGCTATGTATCTCTCCCGATTTTCTCCTCGAGCTCCCGCTTGTTTCCTTGATCTCATGTCACCCTTGTAACCCATTTAATCagtctaataaaacgtctttggTCATCCCATTTCGAATTCTTTCAAtttagtcgactgaatcccgtacAAACAATTGGCGTCCACCGTGGGGCTGACTAAAGTAACGTTCTAGATCTACATGGCTCAAGACGACGCCACCTTCGGCGCTCCAGGCGGAGAACCAACACCTACGCCTGAAGCCGCGCCGCCAGATTTCATGAGCTCCGTCATGGCTCGACTCGCTCGACATGACGAAGTTCAAAAGACAACCAACGACCAGCTAGCTGCTTTGGTCGCAGCACTCACCGATCCAAACGGCCAAACGAGCCGTCCCCAGATGATACGCCGTCGTCTATTCAACACAAACCCAACGGCGACGGGTGGCGAccacatctcagacgactcggaACCTAATGAAACCCTTCTCACCGATGCTCCCCTGATAGGACCAGATCTCGCAACCATAAGCGATATCGCCAAGCTCAAACTCAGCTTTCAGCAAATGAGCTCGAAGATCCATCAGGCTACTAGTGCGGCTCCACAAATCGAGAGCATACTCGCTGCAACCTCGCGAACCCCTTTTACTAGCGCACTAACCAGTGTGCAACTCGGGAAGATAGAGAAGCTGCGCCTCCCTGAGTACAAGCCCGGAGGAGATCCGGTGGAACACATGACGGCTTTCAATATCGCGATGGCACGTGCTCGACTCTCCGATGAAGAAAGAGACGCAGGCTACTGTCAATTGTTTGTCGAGACTCTCCACGAGCAGGCCCTGACCTGGTTCTCCCAACTAGAGGAGAACTCAATCGGAAGCTTTCGTGACTTATCAGCGGCTTTCCTCAAGACATACATAATGTTCACAAAGCGCAGTGCCACTGCATCTAGCATGTAGTCTCAAGGATTGAAATCCCAGACGGCATCGCCAAAGATCAGAGCCTCCGCGACTTAGTCTCAAGGATTGAAATCCCAGACGACATCGCCATCGATGCCCTGCGGAACACGTTGTGGGTCCGCTCTAAGTTCCAAGAAGACTTATACCAAAATCCAACCACGTCGCTCCAAGATGCTATCACTCGTTCTGACAACTTTatccgaatggaagaagatacaaaCGCAATCCTCAGCAAGATGAACTCACCGAAAGCACCAGTGACGAAAAATGCCAACACGAGACAAGAACCGCGCCAGCACGCTCATAGCGACAAAAACAGCCGAAAAGACGGTTACATGTATATCGTCAACGAGAATAACGTGTCGGTCTCAACCATGGTAGTCCGCGGAGAAGGGTGGAACAAATGGGTCAGAGAGCTCGACTCGTCTAGTGAGCTAACTGATACTGTCTGCGCGACTCAACCTGCTGTAGCAGCATGTCTGACGGCAGGCCCTTCCAGAACCGTCGATCTCACCAAACATTACAAATATCACGACGTCAAAGGACATGATACGCAGAGTGCAAGTCACTCTATGCTCACTATCTCTCGTCTCTCGCCAGCGGCGACTTCAAATTCGAGCCCCTGAAAGCTAAGCCCAAAAACGGCAAAAGCTGgagcaagaataaagaaagaaggGCCCAGCGCAAAGCTACCGGCAAAGGCCGACAAAACGAAACGCAGCAGCAAGATGAAGATAAAACTCTGAAGGATGACGGTGAGGAAGACTCCTCAGCCGACGAAGAACAGCCAGCTAACCGCAGGTGCATAGAGGTTATACTCTCTCAGCAAACCTTGTCATCAGACGACGAGAACGACGATACACCTATACTCGGAGATCTGAGAGATGTTCTCAAACGAAAGCTCGAGTTCGAAGACGACAATAGCTCTGAATACAGTGATCTCCGACTAACGCTGAATGCACGAAAGTCTCACCGTATCTCGATCGGTGATCCTGAACCCAAAAAACATCCGAAACGCCCCAACGGTGATCTTCGAGACAAACTCAACGCCGGAGCGTGCGATCTTCGCATACTTCTCAACCGCTCGAAGCCCACTGATCTCCGAAGACGGTTGGAACAAACTAAGACGTCAGGCAACTCTACGCTGTCGCCGAACAACGATAACGCATCAGCCGATCTGCGCGCCTTTTTAAACTCCAAGCGAGTAAAAACAAGACAGCGACTAAATGTCATTATGGGTGGTTCTCCTCCCTGCGGAAATTCTGTTCGTTATGTCAAGGATTACCGCCGGCAAGTCGCAATTTCGCAAAGGTGGCCAACTAGGTCGCCGAGTCATCCTACGATAACCGTCTCGCCTGATGACACTGCAGGGATTCATATCCCCCACAACGACCCTCTTCTTGTCGTTCTTGGAATTGGGGAGTACGATGTCACCAAAGTACTTATTGATACGGGGAGCTCCGTCGATCTCATCTTCCGAGGAACGCTGCAAAAGATGGGAGTGGACCTCGACGACATCAAAGCGTCCTCCAGAACGTTAACTGGCTTCAATGGATCTTCTGAAACAATACTGGGGACAATCCGCCTTCCGGTGCGTGCATGCTGAGTTACTCGAACGGTCAAGTTCGCCGTTGCAAGCACGAAGGCACCTTATCACGCCATACTTGGAACCCCCTGGATACACTTGATGCAAGCAATCCCATCGACTTATCACCAGTGTATCAAGTTTCCCGGTACGGACGGCACGATAAAAACATTGCGAGGGGATCAGAAGGCCGCGAGAGAATTACAGATCGCCACCGTCAAGCTCCAGCATTCTTCTCTACCGGTTAACTCTGTCTCTCCTCCAATCTTAAAAGTCTACCCCCAGAAAGATGAAGTTCTCGAGATGCCTATAGCCGGACCGCACGAATCAGCGCATATCTATCTGAGGATATGCAGCAGTCAATTCTCGACTTCCTCAAGAAGTTGGGAACAAGATGCTAAcgttcatggacgccttctccgGGTACATCCAGATCATGATGCACCCTGACGATCGTGAGAAAACGGCCTTTATCATAGACAGGggaacctactgctataaggtcatgccATTCGGCCTAAAGAACGTAGAAGCGACTTACCAACGGCTTGTGAAAAAAATGTTCGCAGATAAGCTGGGCGACACCATGGAAGtatacatcgacgacatgcttgTTAAGTCGCTACACGCTGCCGACCACCTCCGCCACCTACAAGATTGcttcgaaactctcaacaaGTACGGCATGAAACTAAACCCGGCGAAGTGCACGTTCGGAGTTTCCTCAGGAGAATTCCTTGGTTACATCTTAAGACAACGAGGAATCAAAGCCAGCCCGAAGAAGGTCTCGGCGGTCCTGAACCTCCCAAGTCCAAAAAATAGTAGAGAAGTCCAACGGCTCACGGGTCGGATTGCTACATTCAATCGGTTCATCTCTAGATCCACCGACAAGTGTCTACCATTCTACGATCTCCTGCGAGGGAATAAGAAGTTTATCGGGATGAGAAGTGCGAGGAGGCATTTGCTCAAGTCAAACAGTATCTGACTACGCCGCATGTACTCGCCAAGCCGAATGTCGGCGACGTTCTATATCTTTACGTCGTGGTGTCCCCCGCAGCAGTCAGCAGTGTTCTGATAAAGGAAGACCGCGGCGAACAAAAACCGATCTTCTACACAAGCAGGCGTATGACAGGACCAGAAACGCGATATCCGACTCTGGAGAAGATGGCACTGGCCGTCGTCGAAGCAACAAGAAAGCTTCACCCGTATTTTCAGTCACATTCGGTGGAGGTACTGACCGATCAGCCCCTCCGAACAATACTTCTGAACACCAACAGGTCCGGGAGATTAACAAAGTGGACTATCGAACTCGGTGAACTTGATATCACCTACATGAACCGAACGGCAGCAAAGTCCCAGGTTCTTGCGGATTTTTTAGTAGAACTGGCTCTGGAACTGGAGCAAGACCTCGCGTTCCTGAACCCAAACTGGACCCTTCATGTTGACGGATCTTCGACTAACAAAGGCGCGGGGGCCGGAGTCCAACTACAGTCCCGGACCGGAGAACTGACCAGACAATCTTTTAGCTTCGGCTTCCCGACGTCGAACAATGAAGCAGAATATGA harbors:
- the LOC106320385 gene encoding uncharacterized protein LOC106320385 — protein: MAQDDATFGAPGGEPTPTPEAAPPDFMSSVMARLARHDEVQKTTNDQLAALVAALTDPNGQTSRPQMIRRRLFNTNPTATGGDHISDDSEPNETLLTDAPLIGPDLATISDIAKLKLSFQQMSSKIHQATSAAPQIESILAATSRTPFTSALTSVQLGKIEKLRLPEYKPGGDPVEHMTAFNIAMARARLSDEERDAGYCQLFVETLHEQALTWFSQLEENSIGSFRDLSAAFLKTYIMFTKRSATASSM